One window of the Alphaproteobacteria bacterium genome contains the following:
- a CDS encoding thiolase, translating into MKQKSVAVVGAAETTGLGRIPDMSQIQLHADCALNAMADCGLTAKDIDGVACAGQTPVEVAHYLGITPTWVDGTAVGGCSFMLHVRHAAAAINEGLCSTVLITHGESGRSQIGRARPVPPPSSLIGQFEFPYGPMGPPTMFPMPVMRYMKETGATHEDFATVAVIQREWAAMNPRATFREPTSVQEVLDSRMIAYPFRLLQCCLVSDGGGALILTSAERAKDFPTRPVYILGTGESVETPMVSQMESFTSSRAFRVAGKKAFDEAGIAHGDVDHLMIYDAFAHLPVFGLEDLGFCEPGEAAGFIRARNTAPGGRLPMNTNGGGLSYCHTGMYGMFALQESVRQIRGTAPAQVAGAKLSVCHGVGGMFAASGTIVFSNEAP; encoded by the coding sequence ATGAAACAGAAATCCGTTGCCGTCGTCGGCGCCGCCGAAACCACCGGGCTGGGCAGGATCCCCGACATGTCGCAGATCCAGCTGCATGCGGACTGCGCGCTGAACGCCATGGCCGATTGCGGGCTGACCGCGAAGGACATCGACGGCGTCGCCTGCGCCGGGCAGACGCCGGTGGAGGTCGCGCATTACCTGGGCATCACGCCGACCTGGGTGGACGGCACCGCCGTCGGCGGCTGTTCGTTCATGCTGCATGTCCGCCACGCCGCCGCCGCGATCAACGAGGGGCTGTGCAGCACGGTGCTGATCACGCACGGGGAAAGCGGGCGCTCGCAGATCGGCCGCGCCCGGCCGGTGCCGCCGCCCTCCAGCCTGATCGGCCAGTTCGAATTCCCCTACGGCCCGATGGGCCCGCCGACCATGTTCCCCATGCCGGTGATGCGCTACATGAAGGAAACGGGCGCGACGCATGAGGACTTCGCCACCGTCGCCGTGATCCAGCGCGAATGGGCGGCGATGAACCCGCGCGCGACCTTCCGCGAGCCCACCAGCGTGCAGGAAGTGCTGGACAGCCGCATGATCGCCTACCCGTTCCGGCTGCTGCAATGCTGCCTGGTCAGCGACGGCGGCGGCGCGCTGATCCTCACCTCGGCGGAGCGGGCCAAAGATTTCCCGACCAGGCCGGTCTATATCCTCGGCACCGGGGAAAGCGTGGAAACGCCGATGGTGTCGCAGATGGAAAGCTTCACCTCGTCGCGCGCCTTCCGGGTCGCGGGTAAAAAGGCCTTCGACGAGGCCGGCATCGCGCACGGCGATGTCGATCACCTGATGATCTATGACGCCTTCGCGCATCTGCCGGTCTTCGGGCTGGAGGACCTCGGCTTCTGCGAACCGGGCGAGGCGGCGGGCTTCATCCGCGCGCGCAACACCGCCCCCGGCGGCAGGCTGCCGATGAACACCAATGGCGGCGGGCTCAGCTACTGCCACACGGGCATGTACGGCATGTTCGCGCTGCAGGAAAGCGTCCGCCAGATCCGCGGCACGGCCCCGGCGCAGGTGGCGGGCGCGAAGCTGTCCGTCTGCCACGGCGTCGGCGGCATGTTCGCCGCCAGCGGCACCATCGTGTTCTCCAACGAGGCGCCCTGA
- a CDS encoding Zn-ribbon domain-containing OB-fold protein has product MSEYERPLPQPTPETQPYWDGAKAGELRLQRCGGCGHVYFPARPFCPACSSRDVAWFTASGRGTLFSYVINHRAPKGFEAPYIIAVVQLEEGPRMMSNLVDCPQTPEALTLDMPLEVTFVTATDDISIPQFRPVGA; this is encoded by the coding sequence ATGAGCGAATACGAACGGCCCCTGCCCCAGCCGACGCCGGAGACCCAGCCCTACTGGGACGGCGCGAAGGCGGGCGAGTTGCGGTTGCAGCGCTGCGGCGGCTGCGGCCATGTCTATTTCCCGGCGCGGCCGTTCTGCCCCGCCTGTTCGTCGCGCGATGTGGCGTGGTTCACCGCCAGCGGCAGGGGCACGCTGTTCAGCTATGTCATCAACCACCGCGCGCCGAAGGGATTCGAGGCGCCCTATATCATCGCCGTGGTGCAGCTTGAGGAAGGGCCGCGCATGATGTCCAACCTGGTCGACTGTCCGCAGACGCCCGAGGCGCTGACCCTCGACATGCCGCTGGAGGTCACCTTCGTCACCGCGACCGACGATATCTCCATTCCGCAATTCCGCCCCGTGGGAGCCTGA
- a CDS encoding MaoC/PaaZ C-terminal domain-containing protein, translating into MAMNYDHVMSLTSQGNRFSYTDRETMLYALGIGMGRDPLDEIELAYVFEREPLKTVASMASVLARVPIMAESGYNRAMVVHGEMSITLDRPLPPEGELIADARVVEAYDKGEGRGALVYVETKVRTADDDKPLFTTLSASFCRGDGGFGGSTAPTPEPHTMPDRAPDFTCALETRPDQALLYRLNGDRNPLHSDPALAKRVGFPVPILHGLCTYGTACKAILQTVCDYDHTMIRGLDVRFSAPVYPGETIVTDMWRDGNIVSFQCRLKERDVTVIRNGKCTLA; encoded by the coding sequence ATGGCCATGAACTACGACCACGTGATGTCGCTGACATCGCAGGGCAACCGGTTTTCCTACACCGACCGGGAAACCATGCTGTACGCGCTGGGCATCGGCATGGGGCGCGATCCGCTGGACGAGATCGAACTGGCCTATGTGTTCGAGCGCGAACCGCTGAAGACCGTGGCCTCCATGGCCAGCGTGCTGGCCCGGGTGCCGATCATGGCGGAGAGCGGTTATAACCGCGCGATGGTCGTGCATGGCGAAATGAGCATTACCCTCGACCGTCCCCTGCCGCCGGAAGGCGAGCTGATCGCCGATGCGCGCGTCGTGGAAGCCTATGACAAGGGCGAAGGGCGCGGCGCGCTGGTCTATGTCGAAACGAAGGTCCGCACGGCGGATGACGATAAGCCGCTGTTCACCACGCTCAGCGCCTCGTTCTGCCGCGGCGATGGCGGGTTCGGCGGTTCGACCGCACCGACCCCGGAACCCCACACCATGCCCGACCGCGCGCCGGATTTCACCTGCGCGCTGGAAACAAGGCCCGACCAGGCGCTGCTGTACCGGCTGAACGGCGACCGCAACCCGCTGCATTCCGACCCGGCGCTGGCGAAACGCGTCGGCTTCCCGGTGCCGATCCTGCACGGGCTGTGCACCTACGGCACCGCCTGCAAGGCGATCCTGCAGACGGTTTGCGATTACGACCACACCATGATCCGCGGGCTGGACGTGCGCTTTTCCGCGCCCGTCTATCCCGGAGAAACCATCGTCACCGACATGTGGCGCGACGGCAACATCGTGTCCTTCCAGTGCCGCCTGAAGGAACGCGACGTCACGGTCATCCGCAACGGCAAATGCACGCTGGCCTGA
- a CDS encoding TauD/TfdA family dioxygenase yields the protein MTYRQIEVRPISGALGAEIFGADLSRDLPDDTIAEIRRAWLDNLVIFFRDQTITPAQQLALAKRFGEPVEYPFIRGLPDFPEITPVVKLAHETVNFGGLWHTDTTYQQRPPMASMLYALELPPYGGDTLFANCYRAYETLSDGLKAVLDPLTGIYSSHKGRVVDTRAARAADSPKEDAKVARVAEHPVVRIHPETGRKALYVSFAHTTCFKGWTEAESRPLLDYLFEHQTRPEFTCRFRWAVGSVALWDNRCALHNPINDYHGYKRVLHRITFAGQETS from the coding sequence ATGACCTACAGGCAAATCGAGGTGCGGCCGATCAGCGGCGCGCTCGGCGCGGAGATTTTCGGCGCCGACCTGTCGCGCGACCTGCCGGACGACACCATCGCCGAAATCCGCCGCGCCTGGCTGGACAATCTGGTGATCTTCTTCCGCGACCAGACGATAACCCCGGCGCAGCAGCTGGCGCTGGCGAAGCGTTTCGGCGAGCCGGTGGAATACCCGTTCATCCGGGGGCTGCCCGATTTCCCGGAAATCACCCCGGTGGTCAAGCTGGCGCATGAAACGGTGAATTTCGGCGGGCTGTGGCACACCGACACGACCTACCAGCAGCGCCCGCCCATGGCCTCGATGCTCTACGCGCTGGAACTGCCGCCCTATGGCGGCGACACCCTGTTCGCGAACTGCTATCGCGCCTACGAAACCCTGTCGGACGGGTTGAAGGCGGTGCTGGACCCGCTGACCGGCATCTACTCGTCGCACAAGGGGCGGGTGGTGGACACGCGCGCCGCGCGCGCCGCGGATTCGCCGAAGGAAGACGCGAAGGTCGCCCGCGTGGCCGAACACCCGGTGGTCCGCATCCATCCCGAAACCGGGCGCAAGGCGCTGTATGTCAGCTTCGCCCATACCACCTGCTTCAAGGGCTGGACCGAGGCGGAAAGCAGGCCGCTGCTCGACTACCTGTTCGAACACCAGACCCGGCCCGAATTCACCTGCCGCTTCCGCTGGGCGGTCGGTTCGGTCGCGCTGTGGGACAACCGCTGCGCCCTGCACAACCCGATCAACGACTACCACGGCTACAAGCGCGTGTTGCACCGCATCACCTTCGCCGGCCAGGAAACGTCCTGA
- a CDS encoding MaoC family dehydratase N-terminal domain-containing protein — protein sequence MSTDTVEEFPKITEEGLAALRERIGVKIGKTAEPWCYEATRDNIRHYAHGIGDDNPLWCDPDYAAQTKYGNVIAPPSFLFATNRIISGYVGGMPGVHAMWAGAEWHWRKPVARNTEIRTEAWLKDLIEHDTRFAGRTVQQIYHVNFYGDDGDLLAEADSWCFRTDRDIAREKGTKYSEVKAGPLRVYSQEELDSYYRYYEEEEIRGAEPRYWDDVREGEALPTMVKGPMTVTGFIAYAQGWGGLYIRANKLAWRQASSHPGLGIKNRRGIPDCPERVHWEEEFAHKVGVPGAYDYGPERCSWLTHHITNWMGDDGFLQKAKCQVRRHNPEGDVILIDGTVSRKFVEGGKHLVEISQRAVNQDDELSAMGSAVVELPHRQ from the coding sequence ATGAGCACGGATACAGTGGAAGAATTCCCGAAGATCACCGAGGAAGGGCTGGCGGCGCTGCGCGAACGCATCGGGGTGAAGATCGGGAAAACCGCCGAGCCCTGGTGCTACGAGGCAACGCGCGACAACATCCGCCACTACGCCCACGGCATCGGCGACGACAACCCGCTGTGGTGCGATCCGGACTATGCCGCGCAGACGAAATACGGCAACGTGATCGCGCCGCCGAGCTTCCTGTTCGCGACCAACCGCATCATCTCCGGCTATGTCGGCGGCATGCCCGGCGTGCACGCCATGTGGGCCGGCGCGGAATGGCACTGGCGCAAGCCCGTCGCGCGCAATACCGAAATCCGCACCGAGGCCTGGCTGAAGGATCTGATCGAGCACGACACCCGTTTCGCCGGCCGCACGGTCCAGCAGATCTACCACGTGAACTTCTACGGCGATGACGGCGACCTGCTGGCCGAGGCCGACAGCTGGTGTTTCCGCACCGACCGCGACATCGCCCGCGAGAAAGGCACGAAATACAGCGAGGTCAAGGCCGGCCCGCTGCGCGTCTATAGCCAGGAGGAGCTGGACAGCTATTACCGCTACTACGAGGAAGAGGAAATCCGCGGCGCCGAACCCCGCTACTGGGACGACGTGCGCGAAGGCGAGGCACTGCCGACGATGGTCAAGGGCCCGATGACCGTCACCGGCTTCATCGCCTATGCGCAGGGCTGGGGCGGGCTGTATATCCGCGCCAACAAGCTGGCCTGGCGGCAGGCTTCCAGCCATCCGGGGCTCGGCATCAAGAACCGCCGCGGCATCCCCGACTGTCCCGAGCGCGTCCATTGGGAAGAGGAATTCGCCCACAAGGTCGGCGTGCCGGGCGCCTATGATTACGGGCCGGAACGCTGCTCCTGGCTGACCCATCACATCACCAACTGGATGGGCGATGACGGCTTCCTGCAGAAGGCGAAATGCCAGGTCCGCCGCCACAATCCGGAAGGCGATGTCATCCTGATCGACGGCACGGTCAGCCGCAAATTCGTCGAGGGCGGCAAACACCTCGTCGAGATTTCGCAGCGCGCGGTGAACCAGGACGATGAACTGTCGGCCATGGGTTCCGCCGTGGTCGAATTGCCGCATCGCCAGTAA
- a CDS encoding AMP-binding protein has protein sequence MARLTDYTSYSDAQAHFSRQRLWDLFDGARERLNIAHECVDRHVASGGTALRIAHADGADEIIGFAELAAGSARFAHYLQSRNIEHGDRIAVMLEPSLAFYIAMFGAMKAGAVAVPMFTLFGPDGIRLRADDCRPRLIVTNVEKAEDALYDGGPEIVVADAAFLQSLNGFDDSFKWRTAGDDLAVLQYTSGTTRNLPEAVRHSHRSIVTLMIAALYATGIRPGDRFFCPSSPAWGHGLWHGTLAPLALGVSTGTFSGRFDAVRLLRALQDFGITNLSAAATHYRMMRNSGHAGDYTYSIEKLSFTGEPIDSETAGFVEALFGAKVCSMYGTTEVGVILANYPGAADLEVRAGSLGKPVPGVAVEVHGPDGKPLPPGRTGELVVRRRDGWFPTKDLGRTDADGYFYHAGRADDVIISAGWTMSAVEIEDAILKHDRVAEAAVIGVPDDTRGQVVRAYIVRKGDPASGLEAEIQDLVRANLSRHEYPRQIEFVDALPKTPAGKVNRKALRDAARDA, from the coding sequence GTGGCGAGGCTGACCGATTACACGTCCTACAGTGACGCGCAGGCGCATTTTTCCCGCCAGCGGCTGTGGGACCTGTTCGACGGCGCGCGGGAACGGCTGAACATCGCGCATGAATGCGTCGACCGGCATGTTGCCTCCGGCGGCACGGCGCTGCGCATCGCCCATGCCGACGGCGCGGACGAGATCATCGGCTTCGCCGAACTCGCCGCCGGTTCCGCCCGGTTTGCCCATTACCTGCAATCGCGCAACATCGAGCATGGCGACCGCATCGCCGTGATGCTGGAACCGTCGCTGGCGTTCTATATCGCCATGTTCGGCGCGATGAAGGCGGGCGCGGTGGCGGTGCCGATGTTCACGCTGTTCGGGCCGGACGGCATACGCCTGCGCGCGGACGACTGCCGGCCCAGGCTGATCGTCACGAATGTGGAAAAAGCAGAGGACGCGCTATATGACGGCGGCCCCGAAATCGTCGTGGCGGACGCGGCCTTTCTGCAATCGCTGAATGGGTTCGACGACAGTTTCAAATGGCGGACCGCCGGCGACGACCTGGCCGTGCTGCAATATACATCGGGCACCACGCGCAACCTGCCCGAAGCCGTGCGGCATTCGCACCGGTCCATTGTGACCCTGATGATCGCCGCGCTGTACGCGACCGGCATCCGGCCCGGCGACCGGTTCTTCTGCCCGTCATCGCCGGCCTGGGGGCACGGGCTGTGGCACGGAACCTTGGCGCCGCTGGCGCTGGGCGTTTCCACCGGCACGTTCAGCGGCAGGTTCGACGCCGTGCGCCTGCTGCGGGCGCTGCAGGATTTCGGGATCACGAACCTTTCCGCCGCGGCGACACATTACCGGATGATGCGCAATTCGGGCCATGCGGGGGATTACACCTACAGCATCGAGAAGCTTTCCTTCACCGGCGAGCCGATCGACAGCGAGACCGCTGGTTTCGTCGAAGCCCTGTTCGGCGCGAAAGTATGCAGCATGTACGGCACGACGGAGGTCGGCGTCATCCTGGCCAATTACCCTGGCGCCGCGGACCTGGAAGTGCGCGCCGGATCGCTGGGCAAACCCGTGCCTGGCGTCGCGGTCGAAGTGCACGGGCCGGACGGCAAACCGCTGCCGCCGGGACGGACGGGCGAGTTGGTCGTGCGCCGGCGCGATGGCTGGTTCCCGACCAAAGACCTGGGGCGGACCGATGCCGACGGTTATTTCTACCACGCCGGGCGGGCCGACGATGTCATCATCTCCGCCGGCTGGACCATGAGCGCCGTCGAGATCGAGGATGCGATCCTGAAGCATGACCGGGTCGCCGAAGCCGCCGTGATCGGCGTGCCGGACGACACCCGTGGCCAGGTCGTCCGGGCCTATATCGTGCGGAAAGGCGACCCCGCGAGCGGGCTGGAAGCGGAAATCCAGGACCTCGTCCGCGCGAACCTGAGCCGCCATGAATATCCCCGGCAGATCGAATTTGTCGACGCCCTGCCCAAAACCCCGGCCGGCAAGGTCAACCGCAAGGCGCTGCGCGACGCGGCACGGGACGCCTGA
- a CDS encoding IclR family transcriptional regulator, with protein sequence MAERQSSPSTHRRVPAVTRAIGILRRLGASSEPVGVNQMARDLGLVPSTCLHILRVLVDEGLVAFDDHSKRYAVDIGILPIARSAIQRNSFATVIQPMLTGLSTGFGVTAIATQLVDRRHMVVLALSQARQPFRLSVDLGSRFPALISATGRCVAAFGSIDEATLRGWFDRLKWDNPPTFESWQAQLEQTRRDGYGIDRGEYISGVTIVAVPFFDAEGAVSRSMVAIDITEKMDALGVDRIAGEMLRMRDRAAGYLIGD encoded by the coding sequence ATGGCAGAACGACAGTCTTCCCCATCGACCCATCGGCGGGTGCCGGCCGTGACCCGGGCTATCGGGATATTGCGGCGGCTTGGAGCCTCATCCGAGCCCGTGGGAGTCAACCAGATGGCGCGGGACCTGGGCCTTGTGCCGAGCACTTGCCTGCATATTCTCCGGGTTCTCGTCGATGAGGGGCTGGTCGCCTTCGACGATCATTCGAAGCGCTATGCCGTCGATATCGGCATCCTGCCCATCGCCCGCAGCGCCATCCAGCGCAACAGCTTCGCGACCGTCATCCAGCCGATGCTCACCGGGCTTTCGACCGGTTTCGGCGTGACGGCGATCGCGACCCAGCTGGTCGACCGGCGCCATATGGTGGTGCTGGCGCTGTCCCAGGCGCGGCAGCCCTTCCGGCTTTCGGTCGACCTTGGCAGCCGGTTTCCCGCGCTGATCAGCGCGACGGGGCGCTGCGTCGCCGCCTTCGGCAGTATCGATGAGGCAACCCTGCGCGGCTGGTTCGACAGGCTGAAATGGGACAACCCGCCGACATTCGAATCCTGGCAGGCGCAGCTGGAACAGACCCGCCGGGACGGCTACGGGATCGACCGGGGGGAGTATATCAGCGGCGTGACGATTGTCGCCGTGCCGTTCTTCGACGCCGAAGGGGCGGTGTCGCGCAGCATGGTCGCCATCGATATCACGGAAAAAATGGACGCGCTCGGCGTGGACAGAATTGCCGGCGAAATGCTCCGCATGCGCGACCGGGCGGCCGGATACCTGATCGGCGACTGA
- a CDS encoding acyl-CoA dehydrogenase family protein has translation MEDTDSIIIDTATRIFQDLGAPRTILNARDESWKQALWDTLEEAGLTQAWTPDDLGGAGADIADGFDVLRVAGEYAVSIPLAETLLAGWLLARADIVVPQGPMTVAPARRGERIELDADGALRGTARKIPFARDAGGIAVLARRGNDAVVALVDCADCAIAAGKNLAGDALDTVCFDGVIPQIVELAPDGIDEDALFQMGAAARTAQIAGGLRGILDMSVDYAQERVAFGRPIGKFQAVQHNLARLGGETAAAIAAVGAVADRLGRSASFDDQVLFEVAAAKTRVGEAAGEGAAIGHQVHGAIGFTDEHILHRYTMRLWSWREDFGSESVWAVRLGEMVAARGADALWPMVTAQ, from the coding sequence ATGGAAGACACCGACTCAATCATTATCGATACCGCGACACGGATATTTCAGGATCTCGGTGCGCCGCGGACGATCCTCAATGCGCGCGATGAAAGCTGGAAGCAGGCGTTGTGGGATACGCTGGAGGAAGCGGGCCTGACCCAGGCCTGGACGCCGGACGACCTCGGCGGCGCCGGCGCGGACATCGCCGATGGCTTCGATGTGTTGCGGGTCGCCGGCGAATACGCGGTTTCGATCCCGCTGGCGGAAACCCTGCTGGCGGGATGGCTTCTGGCGCGGGCGGATATCGTTGTGCCGCAGGGGCCGATGACCGTCGCGCCGGCGCGGCGCGGCGAGCGGATCGAACTGGACGCCGACGGCGCACTGCGCGGCACCGCCCGGAAAATTCCCTTTGCCCGTGATGCCGGGGGCATCGCGGTTCTGGCGCGCCGGGGAAACGATGCCGTGGTCGCGCTGGTGGACTGCGCCGATTGCGCCATCGCCGCCGGGAAGAATCTGGCGGGCGATGCACTGGACACGGTCTGTTTCGACGGGGTCATCCCCCAAATTGTTGAACTCGCGCCGGACGGTATAGACGAGGACGCGCTGTTCCAGATGGGGGCGGCTGCCCGCACGGCGCAGATCGCCGGCGGTTTGCGGGGCATCCTCGACATGTCGGTGGACTATGCGCAGGAACGGGTGGCCTTCGGGCGGCCCATCGGCAAATTCCAGGCGGTGCAGCATAACCTCGCGCGGCTGGGCGGTGAGACCGCCGCCGCCATCGCCGCCGTCGGCGCCGTCGCGGACCGGCTGGGCCGCAGCGCATCGTTCGACGACCAGGTGCTGTTCGAAGTGGCCGCCGCGAAAACCCGCGTAGGCGAAGCCGCCGGCGAAGGGGCGGCAATCGGGCATCAGGTGCATGGCGCCATCGGTTTTACCGACGAGCATATCCTGCACCGCTATACGATGCGGCTGTGGTCGTGGCGCGAGGATTTCGGCAGCGAAAGCGTCTGGGCCGTGCGACTGGGTGAAATGGTGGCGGCGCGCGGCGCGGACGCCCTGTGGCCCATGGTTACGGCGCAGTAG
- a CDS encoding acyl-CoA dehydrogenase family protein translates to MASAIEFDPIRLPPEAEALRLEVRAFLDEQIAEGTFDPNTAPKTDGFSREFSRKLGAKGWIGMTWPKKYGGHERSFLERYVVTEELRAVAAPTRAHFTADRQSGPVLLKYAPEEIKLDVLPRITRGECCFCIGMSEPNTGSDLFAASARATKADGGWLLNGAKIWTTNAHHAEYMIGLFRTSPATTENRRHGLTQFLVDMKNTPGIAVNPIRFMNGMHDFNEVVFEDAFISDNHVLGEIDSAWKQATTELAYERSGPERFLETLYTLVELVRALGDRPDTRGAEGVGRLVAQLHTMRRMSVSVNGMLQAGKEPMLEGSIVKELGTNWEQALPGRVRELAAFIDEETGNRATLDDLLQHAILIAPKLTLQGGTTEILRGIVARGLGLR, encoded by the coding sequence ATGGCAAGCGCAATCGAATTCGATCCGATCCGCCTTCCCCCCGAAGCCGAGGCGCTGCGCCTTGAAGTTCGCGCGTTCCTGGACGAACAGATCGCCGAGGGGACATTCGACCCGAACACGGCGCCGAAAACCGACGGCTTCAGCCGCGAATTCAGCCGCAAGCTGGGGGCGAAGGGCTGGATCGGCATGACCTGGCCGAAAAAATACGGCGGCCATGAACGCAGTTTCCTGGAGCGCTACGTCGTGACCGAGGAATTGCGGGCGGTCGCCGCGCCCACAAGAGCGCATTTTACCGCTGACCGGCAGAGCGGCCCGGTGCTGCTGAAATACGCGCCGGAGGAAATCAAGCTGGATGTCCTGCCGCGGATCACGCGCGGCGAATGCTGTTTCTGCATCGGGATGAGCGAGCCGAATACCGGTTCGGACCTGTTCGCCGCCAGCGCGCGGGCCACGAAGGCCGATGGCGGCTGGCTGCTGAACGGCGCGAAGATATGGACGACCAATGCGCATCATGCCGAATACATGATCGGCCTGTTCCGTACATCGCCCGCGACGACGGAAAACCGTCGGCACGGGCTGACGCAGTTTCTGGTCGATATGAAGAACACGCCGGGTATCGCCGTGAACCCGATCCGGTTCATGAACGGCATGCATGATTTCAACGAGGTCGTGTTCGAGGACGCCTTCATTTCCGACAATCATGTGCTCGGCGAAATCGACTCCGCCTGGAAACAGGCGACGACCGAACTGGCCTATGAACGCAGCGGGCCGGAGCGGTTCCTCGAGACCCTGTATACGCTGGTCGAACTGGTACGCGCGCTGGGCGACCGGCCCGATACGCGCGGCGCCGAGGGAGTCGGGCGACTCGTTGCGCAACTGCATACGATGCGGCGTATGTCCGTGTCGGTGAACGGCATGCTGCAGGCCGGCAAGGAGCCGATGCTGGAAGGCTCCATCGTCAAGGAACTCGGCACCAACTGGGAACAGGCATTGCCGGGCAGGGTGCGGGAACTCGCGGCCTTCATCGATGAGGAAACGGGCAACCGCGCGACGCTGGACGACCTGCTGCAGCATGCGATCCTGATCGCGCCGAAACTGACGCTGCAGGGCGGGACGACGGAAATCCTGCGCGGCATCGTCGCCCGCGGCCTCGGCCTCCGATAG
- a CDS encoding SemiSWEET family transporter, which produces MMEGSGFAAVLGWLATAASVTSFVPQAVKIIRTRETADISIGMYVLTVSGFMLWTGYGTMIGAWPIIVTNTICASLSAFILLMTLLPRRKREAVADALDPE; this is translated from the coding sequence ATGATGGAAGGTTCGGGCTTCGCGGCCGTTCTGGGCTGGCTGGCGACGGCGGCGTCGGTTACCAGTTTCGTCCCCCAGGCTGTCAAGATCATCCGGACGCGTGAAACGGCCGATATTTCCATCGGGATGTATGTCCTGACCGTCAGCGGCTTTATGCTGTGGACAGGCTACGGGACAATGATCGGCGCCTGGCCAATCATCGTCACCAACACGATCTGCGCCAGCCTGTCCGCCTTTATCCTCCTGATGACCCTGCTGCCGCGCCGGAAGCGCGAAGCCGTCGCCGACGCCCTTGACCCGGAATAG
- a CDS encoding thiamine pyrophosphate-dependent enzyme, translating into MAGQLHRRDVVAVLLAPRTPDTLVVAGLGSSAWDVTAAGDNPLNFSLIGGMGLTAMIGLGLATTQPDKQVLVITGDGDMLMGMGSLATIARVAPRNLSIVVLDNEMFGETGGQPTHTAGSTDLAAVAAATGIPRTGTVRTDAELKALIRSIYHETGPQCHAVKIMHEELVSLKPPLDGAYAKDRFRIALLGDQAAVGGYRG; encoded by the coding sequence ATGGCGGGGCAATTGCACAGGCGGGATGTCGTGGCGGTGCTGCTCGCGCCACGCACCCCCGATACACTGGTCGTCGCCGGGCTCGGTTCCTCCGCCTGGGATGTGACGGCGGCGGGCGACAATCCGCTCAATTTCAGCCTGATCGGCGGCATGGGCCTGACGGCGATGATCGGCCTTGGCCTCGCCACGACGCAGCCGGACAAGCAGGTGCTGGTCATCACCGGCGACGGCGACATGCTGATGGGCATGGGATCGCTGGCGACGATTGCGCGGGTTGCGCCCCGCAACCTGTCCATTGTCGTGCTGGACAATGAAATGTTCGGCGAAACCGGCGGTCAGCCAACCCATACCGCCGGGTCGACCGACCTTGCCGCCGTAGCGGCAGCGACGGGTATCCCCAGAACGGGAACGGTGCGGACCGATGCCGAACTGAAGGCGCTGATCCGGTCGATCTATCATGAAACGGGGCCGCAATGCCACGCGGTCAAGATCATGCATGAAGAACTGGTGAGCCTCAAACCGCCGCTCGACGGGGCGTATGCCAAGGACCGGTTCCGGATCGCGCTGCTGGGCGACCAGGCGGCGGTCGGGGGCTATCGGGGTTAG
- a CDS encoding thiamine pyrophosphate-binding protein, with amino-acid sequence MQQIDWPTAIFDVLREKGVTQVCHVPDAGHDRLIKLCNGHNDMSVTTLTTEEEGVGLLAGAWLGGQRGVLLMQSSGVGNTINALALPAACRMPLLTIVSMRGEWGEGNPWQIPAGRGAPRALEAMGVALYRADTAEEVGSTVDAAARIAFDTNNQTAVLLSQRLIGAKSF; translated from the coding sequence GTGCAGCAAATCGACTGGCCCACCGCAATATTCGATGTATTGCGCGAAAAGGGCGTGACGCAGGTATGCCATGTCCCCGATGCGGGACACGACCGGCTGATCAAGCTCTGCAACGGGCATAACGACATGTCCGTCACGACGCTGACGACGGAGGAGGAAGGGGTCGGCCTGCTGGCCGGCGCCTGGCTTGGCGGGCAGCGGGGCGTGCTGCTGATGCAGAGCAGCGGCGTCGGCAACACCATCAATGCGCTGGCGCTGCCGGCGGCCTGCCGCATGCCGCTGCTGACCATCGTGTCGATGCGCGGCGAATGGGGCGAAGGCAATCCCTGGCAGATCCCCGCGGGACGCGGCGCGCCCAGGGCGCTGGAAGCCATGGGCGTCGCACTGTACCGAGCCGATACGGCCGAGGAGGTCGGCAGCACCGTCGATGCCGCTGCCCGGATCGCTTTCGACACGAACAATCAGACGGCAGTATTGCTGTCGCAGCGCCTGATCGGCGCGAAGTCGTTCTGA